The Antechinus flavipes isolate AdamAnt ecotype Samford, QLD, Australia chromosome 5, AdamAnt_v2, whole genome shotgun sequence DNA segment cacaTACCAAATTTACCCAATCTCCAGCAGCAGGGTAACCTGAGAAATTGTTTGGAGTAAAGTTTGCGTATAGAAGTTCttcattaaataaaacaaatatttcccaaAGGTTCCCTATGACCTCCAATTTTGTAGCTCACATGTAAGGCTTTTCAATGCAAACCCTCGGTGTGTTtgcaattaaaatgtttttgtttgatattaataatgataatctaCCAATCCAAAGCCAAAGCAAACAGGTTTCTGGGAACTCCAGTCAGGAGGTAATAACTTGGGAAAGATAAGTGGTTTGTGATTTAATTGTGACCTAACCTCTTTCCAAAGGCAGACTAGCTTCAAAGTTATCAAGTTTAGAATAGgatcagaactttttttttttaatccatacaAGGATATTACCAGGAAAAAGTCTCTTTAAAATGAGTTTCTTAAGTTGCTAGCTCTGCTCACCTGAGCCAAAAGACTTCAAATCTGAATATGCTAGACATCTGCTGAGATTCCAGGTTGTAATTTGTTCCTGGCCCTATATATAAGCTTATATattgaaagttggaagggacattagaagtCCAATGCAACTCTCTCAATTTACAAAAGAGgcactgaggttcagagaaatgaaCTGATTTGCTTAAagtgaaacaaattaaaaaaaattagcagcaatatcattcaaacccaggtcctccaATTTCATATTCTCCAAGGTACCACAATGATTGGGAGGTAAAGAATGGGTTTGGGGAAGGGGATGAGAATTAAAAATACACAACTCTGTCCAGAAATTTGGACTTTGAAAAATGTCTTGCTGAAACAACTTCTGTCTTTATTAACTCAATCTTAGTGTTAGAATGTATCTGTTTTTATGAAGAGTCCTCTGCCAACAGTATTTCACTGTCTTTTCCCCACAAGACTAATGTAGACTGGGAGCAGtctacattatttcattatttcagttATTATAGTTTcacttatttaatttaatttgttgatAGGTAATAAGGTGTATTCCCAGAGAGTCAGGCTATTAAAAACATCTCTCCTCTCTATTCTGTAACACACTTCATCCTCTGgctttaaaacttttaattcacATGAAATGTGAtttaagggagagagaggggaaacaaacataaagacacagagactgagacagagggacagtcagagagagagagagatgggggagagagacagagacagacagagacagacagagagagagcccTAATAGCTAGTTCTATCTCTTAGTGCAATGTTTGCTGGCTTTCAGACTCAGCAACCAAGACCGAGCAGCTGAGCCATGTGCTCCAACAAGCTGTGGCTGTAGGGACCATCCTTCTCCCTGGTTTCAAGTCCGCATCCCTTTGATCTCTCCTGGGAGTCCCAGTATCCAAGCAGAGGCCAATGTCTTCTTCAGCTGTCTTCCCCACAAATTCTTCCAGCAGCTCTGTCAGGTACTAATGTGTTTACTTAGGTGTGCTTGATTCCCAGAGCTGAAAGTAGCCAAAAGTTTAGCACATTACAAAAATCCCTTTTAATAAGAATGAAAGTGATGAAGAATTACCCTTCCTTGAAACTGATTAATAATCCTCTTTTGCCACTGTCTTTGAGGGGGCTCCCGccaaaaaagacagagaagaagcccttgaaattgctttctcttgatatttgacttgttaaaaaaaacaaaaacttggtgACTTCTCAGAGGTCTGGAATTCTGGTGAACACCACCTCCCCAAACTCATTTATGTATATAGTCCATACCTCTGCAGTGAGAGGTCCATAAATCCATGTTGTTTTAACTGTAATAATCTCTATTAGTAAAAGGTGTGAGGGTGATTTAAAAatgtccttaaaaataaaaaagcctctTAGAAcgattcatttttatttggaaaGCCTTACTTCTCTGATAGAAATTACTAAAACTGTATGGaaatcaaattacttttttttttaaacagtgtaAGCagctttcatttattaaaaacaacaacaatgaaaagtaAATGGACTGCCCAGGACAATTCCAAGTATACAGTCATGTGTTGCATGCTTTGATGGTCCTGTCTTTAGATTATGttagataaaacatttaataaatgtgtgcaTGATAAGTACTCTTTCTCTTGTCAAAAATAAGGGATTGTGATctagttgagttttttttttttcctgcagataTTGGATACATACTTTGCAGAAATGAAGAACTAGGCCATCTATCAAACTATTTGTTTGTCTACAAATGCATATACCTATATACGCAtatgtatatctctatatatatgttttcatatatatataatgcacatacatatacattgatactgatattgatatttttattctatttaaattatttgttttcaaatacattcctccttcttcccttgcCCCAGAAAGCcatcatttttaataaagaatttaagaagtcaggaaaagaaaaacaatcactTCAGCAAAAactaaatgacattttaatattCCTAGATCCTAGTCTCTCCCTTTTGCAAAGGACAAAGAAGGAGAGAGTCAATGAGACATCTTTTCTAATTGTACTTTTTACACACTGAAAGTGGAAATGGTCTGTGATCTTAAAATAGAATTTGGCTGACCAGGAAAATTCTGGAAGGTGGAGTTTGCTTATTTTAACGCAAACGATAAACTTAGAAGGGCAAGGAGAGGGAAAATCAATTGAATCCAATCCAATTTCAattcaggaaatattttattaagctCCACTATATGCGAGACACATATTAAACCGCATATAATATATCCCCCAGGTTCTCTGGAAAGGTCTTTTTTTGCCACCCCGATTCTCCTTTTTCCTACTTTTGGGTCTCCCCTAAAGAAATAGCCGCCAGACTCCTGAGTCCCAAAGCCTTTGAAGAAGCTGGCGTCTTTCGTCCTTTGAaaattttcctcctattttctgatctctttctttcctcGCCTCTGAGCACCGTTTAAAAGTTGTGTCTAGCTTGTGTTGGTGCCCTGGCATCCTATTTTCAGCACCTCAGTCCCCAGAGCCCAGCGTCTTAggtcctccctcccctcctccccacaagCCCCATTAAGCAACCCGGGGCGCTGAGGTTTTGGTACTTCTGCTGTTCCACTCGCCTTCTGCACGTTTGCATATGTGTTTTGAGATCACTTTACCAAAGAGAACTGTAATCTCGGAGGGCTTCTCCTAATGACAGAGTCTCGTGAGTGACAGCATCCTTCCCGGCACTACACCGGCAgatggagaaagggggagaaggaataGGTTGTGCGGTCTGCAGTAGCCCATTTGGAGTAAGGTACAAGGCCGGGTTGGACGGGGAGGGAGGAGAACAGAGATAAGCCGCCCACGGTCAAGGACCCTCACGGGGCAGGGCTGTGGGAATGTGATGAAAAGCTTTCGGCCTAAAGTGAAGCGAAAGAATACCTTAAGTGTAGCGGGGAAAATGTAGACTTTGGCCTGCCACTACAAGTGCCTAATGGCAAGGAATCTAGCGAAAGGTGGCTAAGAAGTGTCATAACCACTAAGTGCCTCTCTCCCAGACCTTCCTCTACTCCCtgccttcccccccaccccctctcccaacTACAACATTAAAGATCAAGTTTGTTTGTGACCGGAACACAAACCTGTAAACAGCTCTATTTTAGCACTTGCCCAGTGTACTCAGGCAATATCTTTAGGATTCACCATCCAGTAAAGGTAGTCAGATTACTGCTGACCAAAAACCACAGCTCCTTGGCAAATACTCCAATCCACTtaaagtcaaaaagcatttgCTAAGCACCTACTGTTTGCACTAAAGGCTGTGTAACAATGCCTAGAGAACTGATCTCTCAGCcagaaagatttggattcaagtctcaCATCTATGACACTTCTAGACTTTGGTGagcctgggcaattcacttaactcctcaCTGAAGTAGACAACTCTCTATTTCATAAGGCAGAAGTTTTAATCCAGGGCTCCCTATtgttatagttttaaaatatttcaaattccaAACAAAATATTCAGTACAAGTTAAAATCTTCTACAGAAAATCATCATTCTCTTTTAATACTAATTGTTCACCTTTGTGCCTATCTTTAATTTatcatgtttatattttctttgtatatagttgttcATGTTATATTTCCAATTAGATTGAAttttttgagagcaggaactgtttttcctcttttttgtctccagaatttagcacatggtgagcattcaataaatatttgttggttttaACTTCTGAGAAAGGCTCCATAGACTCCCCAGATGGCCAGCAggtaaaaacacacacacaaattaaaaatccctggAAAGAGTTCCTTCTATCACTTAAACCATAGTTTAATCTCTTACCCAATTATATGACTGAAACACCATGTTGAAATTAAGAGGAGGTGTCTGAAAAGACAAAGGGAAAGCTCCTTCTGAGATGGGGAACAGGAGGGAGTTGAATACTGTGTTTCAAAGATGACAAAGACCATTTCAATGTTTCCAACTATTTCACCAAGGATTGCTACCATTCacagtcttgattttttttttatctgtaacttTAGTCCTTTATCAGGTTTATGTTCTTAATACAGGATTCATTTCAAAGGCTCTGGTCCTGTTTATAGCCCTAAATAAACTGCAGATGTACTCCCAAGTGGCCAGACAATTAAGGAACCCTTTGGGGTGAACAGTATGGGCTTGTGCAAAATTTTTAAGAGAAACTTTTTCCCCAGTAAGGGTGGGACATTTAAGATTTGAGGCAGCAAAGACTTCTGTATTGTTTTTCTCCCTCATCTTGGTGCATCTCCTGATCTCCCATAATAGTTCCCTTTGCCTCAGTGAATTCTGATGAAAATGTTACCTTTTTGGTCCTTACTGACAAGAAATCTCCAAGCCAAGAGCCAAGGAAAAGGAATTGTAGAAAGTAAacagagcaaaacaaaacaaaacactacctCCTCCCCCCTAAAAAGGCCCTCAGACAAAAAACATTAGGAAGCTATAACACTTACTGGACAGACAGGCAGACTGAGGTTAAAGCAAGGCCGCTTCCTCTAGGAGCCGGTATGTAGTCCTAGCAGAGAGATAACTCAGACTAGAATCTAGCAACTACAGATAATGGGCATGTGCCTTGAATAACccattttcataaaattaaaaacacacaaacacaagTTATCTGAATGTGGTCCACGGGCTGGTTCTTGGGGCTCTGGCAACCTTCTGTTAATGGTTTCATTACCACTTTAATTACCATCCCCTTCctccacccacccccacccccacctccccatTCAGGGTTACAATGATCTAGCTACAAGCTTTCTGGAAGGCTTTTGTCACCGGTTTGTGTGAAGTTACTTAGGGATTGTGGGGTTAGAAATTTTACACTAGCAGGAGGGATTGTGGCTCCAGCAGCTGGGACGCATCTGTAACGGTGTAAGTTTGCTTGAAAGCAGAAAATGAGCAAACCCCAAGTCTTGCTTCTCTGTTATGTCTGTGGAAACACGAGAGTCAGAGCTAGAGACCAAGAAAAGTTAGACGGATTAAGTTAGGatgtaattttctctttcattctttctcttttctttatttgtgtcttcatttttttctggggTTTGTTGAGGCCCCTTGATTTCAAAGGCTAAAGACATTTTGGATTCAAGTCAACTCATTTATTTGGTTATGCCTCTTTCCATCATCTCTTTTAAGATGGAGCAATGATATGCATTTAAGAAAAGACTAATTTGTTAAAATCTccattaaaacaactttttaaaaaatggctttatCTAAGTCTTACTTAGAAGAATTCTTAAACTAGGCcataaaagatgaaaaacttAAGAGTCCAATGAATTTTCAAGTTTATGAAGCTCATGTATTGTGCACACTTGTCTGAAGAATCCTTGATGTGAAGTTACTGGAGAGGAGAAATAACTGATTCAATAGAAGggccctctctccccttcttatTTTCTGTGTCTCCTCTAGGGATTGTTTTCCCTAAGTCTAGGTTATTTCGAAAGGGGGTGTGTGGGGAGAGAGatttgaagaaagggagaaatttcataaaatttaattttgcttATTGTTAAGATCATATTTAGAAATAGTCTCATGGTTTGGTTAAGTTGTGAGtgaaagtaagagagaaaagggggaggggctgggtgggtGGAGAAGCCAGCTCCCATTAAAAAGAAATGCAGTAAAATCATTAACTAGTCAAAAGGCGTTGTAAACAGCAAATTGTCTCCTGGGGAAAGTAGGTTTGCCCAGACAGCCCCCAGTAGGGGTTGTGGTGGGATATGCTAATAATGAGTAGCCACTGTGGACCAACCTCCCTCTCCATGAATATATAAAGAGGCCATGCCTCTGAGTTAAGGACACTAGCCTCTCCCCTAGCTAATTGCTGAGGAAATTGACCTAGTGGAACGCCAGGATAACTTTCActggagtctctctctctctgccctccaGGTGCaacatccctccctctctcctctggcAGAATGGAAATGATGGAGAGCTGCCAGTTCTCCCCATCCGAATTTTTCTACGACAGCTCCTGCATCCCTTCTCCAGAAGGGGACTTCGGGGATGAGTTTGAGTCCAGAATGATTTCTTTCGGAGCTCACAAAACAGACCTCCAAGGCTCGGACGAAGAGGAGCATGTGCGAGCCCCGACGGGTCACCACCAAGCGGGCCATTGCCTCATGTGGGCTTGCAAAGCCTGCAAGAGGAAGTCTACCACCATGGACAGAAGGAAGGCAGCCACCATGCGGGAAAGGCGGAGGCTGAAGAAGGTGAACCAGGCTTTTGAGACACTTAAGAGGTGTACTACGGCCAATCCTAACCAGAGACTCCCCAAAGTAGAGATCCTCAGGAATGCTATCAGATACATCGAGAGCCTCCAAGAACTGCTGAGGGAACAGGTCGAAAACTACTATACTCTACCCGGGCAGAGCTGTTCTGAACCTACCAGCCCCACTTCCAACTGCTCGGATGGGATGGTAAGAAGTTCCTACATAGATGATTGTCTTCTTTTattagaattattaaaaaatgaaaaaatactagAAGTATTAggtggcttgttttttttttttaacatgatgtGGTGACTtttaatattgtaaaatattgaATAGACCTATACTTACAAACATTACATGCTTCTGTTTTAGGGAAGCAGCAAGCCAGGAATAGAGATCATTAGGCTGACACTAAGAAAACCTGTTTCCTAGATGTTGCCCATCTCTATGTGACCTTAAGCTCTATGGGCCCCAATTTgatcatctgtaagatgaggggtGTTGacctagatggtctctaagggtCCTTCCAATTCTGACCCCGGACATCAGCTGTTAAGTGTACACAACTCCTGTGTAATTGACACAATCCTATTTGTATTTCTAAGGCAGTGGAGGGCACTTCATTCAGCAAGGTGCTGCTTGCCAAAGGTTGCTACTAAGGAGAAAGATCACAAAGTGATCTTTGGGAGGAAGCAATGAAATGTTTTCTCCATTATACTCTATTCTCAAATATGTAATTTAAGTCTGCTTTGCCACACACAGAGAACTAAGGCTCAATCTCTGAAGCCTACATTGCCCATGTTTTTAATAActtaatgaagaaatggaaaaaaaaaaaaaaagcccaatcCATAAACCCTCCCCTGAGAAAGCCTGGCTCTGAGAAGTTGTTGATGCATTCTTTTCTGAGAGCGTTTGCTTCATCTGTGCCAGGTTTTAATGTGTTGTTGCCCTGGGAAAGTGTTCTCTCACTAAATTAGGGTAGCTTCCTCCTACTTCCATCCATTCTTCATGGATAAACCAATAAATATTGCAATCTCAGCTCAGCTcatttctactctctctctctctctctgagtcaaTGTCTCTGATTGACTTtgtatctctctgcctctccttcaccttttcttttttctcttttttctttccctttttgtttctttctcttttgtcccCCTCCACTTCTTTGTCCTGGTAATTTCACTAGAGCTCtccatttcaaaaataaaattgaagtaaGGGGTTCACCAGGGTCAGAAGAAGATATCTGAACTCTTGTCCAGAGTTccagtttgtcaaacactaaaactaaaaaaaaaaatttgcttttcttagGCTGAATGCAACAGCCCCGTGTGGTCCAGAAGAAACAGCAGTTTTGACAGTGTCTACTGCCCTGATATGACAAATGGTAAGTGCTAATGGTCATAGAAGAGCTTCAGATCTGGTTCATTGACAGCTCACTCTAGAAAAAGAGTTTTTAACTTTCATCAGATTTCTTTGACAGCTTATGAAGCTTATGGATCTCTTCTTATCATAATGTATtcattgcataaaataaaaaacacaagatgatgaagaaaagcaaatatattgTTACAGTTTAAAGAACCCTGCTCTAACCAAACCAAAGTTCtgtgtgactttttaaaatttttattgggTAAATGATAAGTTGATGATATTTTGAGctataaacaagcaaacaagcaagcaagcaagcaagcaaagaaacaaaaacctcaatccaaaaaaatccaacaaaaaacCTGTTTCTACTCCTTACCTACTACCCCTTTTATCCAGCCATTAAAGACATGTTCCTGTTGCTTGAGTCCCCCAGATATTTGCTTCCAATTTTTGCTCCTCTTTTTCTATGGCCACCTGACTTTTGAGTGTAGGAGGAAGAGATCAAGACAGAGGAGGAGGGCAAAGTAACAAATCTTTCTATCCATGTCTAATTCATAATGTGTTTCTCTcccatcctcagtttcctccaacGACAAAAATTCCACATTATCCAGCTTGGACTGCTTATCCAGCATAGTGGATCGGATCTCATCATCTGACCAACCTGTGTTGACTCTTCAAgaccctgtttctctctcttcaatTGCCAGCACTGACTCTCAGCCAGAAACACCAGGGGCCCCTAATTCCAGGCTCATCTATCATGTGCTATGAACTCTGAGACTTGAGATTAACTCCACTCACTGATTTTTCCTCCAAGTACAGAATTAACAGGAAAGCCTGTTAGACCATGAAACAGGAGGCTGTGCAAATTTCCAAGCTAAGACATTctgtatataaatatttcatattagttGTATATTTGTGAATACTATTTTGCCACTTTATAAGAAAATGTATTTAACTAAAAAGTCACCATCATACGAatgctttgtttttacttttgatatatattttaataatattattcatGGCAGAAGG contains these protein-coding regions:
- the MYF5 gene encoding myogenic factor 5, which gives rise to MEMMESCQFSPSEFFYDSSCIPSPEGDFGDEFESRMISFGAHKTDLQGSDEEEHVRAPTGHHQAGHCLMWACKACKRKSTTMDRRKAATMRERRRLKKVNQAFETLKRCTTANPNQRLPKVEILRNAIRYIESLQELLREQVENYYTLPGQSCSEPTSPTSNCSDGMAECNSPVWSRRNSSFDSVYCPDMTNVSSNDKNSTLSSLDCLSSIVDRISSSDQPVLTLQDPVSLSSIASTDSQPETPGAPNSRLIYHVL